The following are encoded in a window of Leptodactylus fuscus isolate aLepFus1 chromosome 9, aLepFus1.hap2, whole genome shotgun sequence genomic DNA:
- the GPBP1L1 gene encoding vasculin-like protein 1 isoform X2, whose product MAQHDFVPAWLSFSTPQSTKSSAGVVEKHGEHLPRGEGRLGVSRRRHNSSDGFFNNGPLRTTGDPWHQPSLLRHDSVDSGVSKGANPSSQPAWHGASRGQQDGPVPRGGNGSNGTGSGNHRHRNGSALRKNAALQDKQPSETREEKNADKKKPQFEEEDFPSLNPEPGKQVVQNKQSGTPTGVWENPPSAKQPLKMLVIKKISKDDPSAFSAAFASPVPHLSNGNNKTSPSGPIMYKNLVPKPATSSTKPGPWKTNGREPKSSSFFNRDSSFTSPVLVPAPVLSSPKEGTASVTPPLELSISRLTRMTRRVPDKKSEFLKALKDEQDVDQNEDRDKLEDVPSPCSLDLNYNSAEHINMGGHHNGVSGGERKERLSYSLEAEHRLLKEMGWQESPENDEDCLPLTEEELREFHIKFQQLRRNGLGQNGFLRQPRRCALLFAWRGPLTPDPSECSNTDTSSTDTSDDDS is encoded by the exons ATGGCGCAGCATGACTTTGTTCCTGCTTGGCTTAGCTTCTCCACACCTCAGTCCACCAAG TCCTCTGCAGGCGTTGTCGAGAAACATGGAGAGCACCTTCCTAGGGGCGAGGGCCGCCTGGGAGTGAGTCGCAGAAGACACAATTCGTCTGATGGATTCTTCAACAATGGTCCCCTCCGCACCACAGGAG ACCCATGGCATCAGCCATCCCTTCTACGTCATGACTCGGTGGACTCTGGTGTCTCAAAAGGTGCTAACCCATCGTCACAGCCAGCGTGGCACGGGGCATCACGTGGGCAACAGGATGGGCCAGTGCCAAGAGGAGGTAATGGCAGTAACGGGACAGGGAGTGGCAACCATCGCCACCGGAACGGGAGTGCTCTCCGTAAGAACGCTGCCCTGCAGGACAAGCAGCCGTCCGAGACCAGAGAGGAAAAGAACGCGGACAAGAAGAAGCCACAGTTCGAAGAGGAAGACTTT CCTTCCTTAAATCCTGAGCCTGGGAAGCAAGTTGTTCAGAACAAGCAGAGTGGGACCCCGACAGGAGTCTGGG AAAACCCTCCCAGTGCCAAGCAGCCGCTCAAGATGCTGGTCATCAAGAAGATCTCCAAGGACGATCCATCCGCTTTCTCCGCTGCATTCGCCTCTCCTGTACCTCACCTTTCCAATGGAAACAACAAGACCAGCCCCTCCGGGCCAATCATGTACAAAAACCTGGTTCCCAAACCAGCGACCTCATCCACTAAG CCTGGACCCTGGAAGACAAATGGCCGGGAGCCCAAATCCAGCTCGTTTTTCAACAGGGATTCCTCCTTCACCAGCCCGGTGTTGGTCCCGGCACCTGTGTTGTCCTCACCAAAAGAG GGTACGGCCAGTGTTACCCCTCCACTGGAGCTCAGCATCTCACGTCTCACCCGCATGACACGACGAGTCCCAGACAAGAAGAGCGAGTTTCTGAAAGCGCTAAAAGACGAGCAGGATGTGGACCAGAATGAAGACCGAGATAAACTGGAAGAT GTGCCGAGTCCGTGTAGTTTGGATCTTAACTACAATTCTGCAGAGCACATTAACATGGGCGGCCATCACAACGGGGTCtcaggaggggagaggaaggAGCGGCTGTCATACTCGCTGGAAGCAGAACACCG GCTTTTGAAAGAAATGGGATGGCAGGAGTCTCCAGAGAACGATGAGGATTGCCTGCCCCTGACCGAGGAGGAGCTGCGAGAGTTTCACATTAAATTCCAGCAG CTAAGAAGAAACGGCCTTGGACAAAATGGCTTCCTCAGGCAGCCCCGAAGATGCGCTCTACTCTTTGCTTGGCGTGGCCCTCTGACCCCCGACCCTAGCGAGTGCTCTAACACCGACACAAGCAGCACAGACACTTCAGATGATGACTCTTGA
- the GPBP1L1 gene encoding vasculin-like protein 1 isoform X1, protein MAQHDFVPAWLSFSTPQSTKPVSSLAQSSAGVVEKHGEHLPRGEGRLGVSRRRHNSSDGFFNNGPLRTTGDPWHQPSLLRHDSVDSGVSKGANPSSQPAWHGASRGQQDGPVPRGGNGSNGTGSGNHRHRNGSALRKNAALQDKQPSETREEKNADKKKPQFEEEDFPSLNPEPGKQVVQNKQSGTPTGVWENPPSAKQPLKMLVIKKISKDDPSAFSAAFASPVPHLSNGNNKTSPSGPIMYKNLVPKPATSSTKPGPWKTNGREPKSSSFFNRDSSFTSPVLVPAPVLSSPKEGTASVTPPLELSISRLTRMTRRVPDKKSEFLKALKDEQDVDQNEDRDKLEDVPSPCSLDLNYNSAEHINMGGHHNGVSGGERKERLSYSLEAEHRLLKEMGWQESPENDEDCLPLTEEELREFHIKFQQLRRNGLGQNGFLRQPRRCALLFAWRGPLTPDPSECSNTDTSSTDTSDDDS, encoded by the exons ATGGCGCAGCATGACTTTGTTCCTGCTTGGCTTAGCTTCTCCACACCTCAGTCCACCAAG CCGGTCTCCTCTCTGGCTCAGTCCTCTGCAGGCGTTGTCGAGAAACATGGAGAGCACCTTCCTAGGGGCGAGGGCCGCCTGGGAGTGAGTCGCAGAAGACACAATTCGTCTGATGGATTCTTCAACAATGGTCCCCTCCGCACCACAGGAG ACCCATGGCATCAGCCATCCCTTCTACGTCATGACTCGGTGGACTCTGGTGTCTCAAAAGGTGCTAACCCATCGTCACAGCCAGCGTGGCACGGGGCATCACGTGGGCAACAGGATGGGCCAGTGCCAAGAGGAGGTAATGGCAGTAACGGGACAGGGAGTGGCAACCATCGCCACCGGAACGGGAGTGCTCTCCGTAAGAACGCTGCCCTGCAGGACAAGCAGCCGTCCGAGACCAGAGAGGAAAAGAACGCGGACAAGAAGAAGCCACAGTTCGAAGAGGAAGACTTT CCTTCCTTAAATCCTGAGCCTGGGAAGCAAGTTGTTCAGAACAAGCAGAGTGGGACCCCGACAGGAGTCTGGG AAAACCCTCCCAGTGCCAAGCAGCCGCTCAAGATGCTGGTCATCAAGAAGATCTCCAAGGACGATCCATCCGCTTTCTCCGCTGCATTCGCCTCTCCTGTACCTCACCTTTCCAATGGAAACAACAAGACCAGCCCCTCCGGGCCAATCATGTACAAAAACCTGGTTCCCAAACCAGCGACCTCATCCACTAAG CCTGGACCCTGGAAGACAAATGGCCGGGAGCCCAAATCCAGCTCGTTTTTCAACAGGGATTCCTCCTTCACCAGCCCGGTGTTGGTCCCGGCACCTGTGTTGTCCTCACCAAAAGAG GGTACGGCCAGTGTTACCCCTCCACTGGAGCTCAGCATCTCACGTCTCACCCGCATGACACGACGAGTCCCAGACAAGAAGAGCGAGTTTCTGAAAGCGCTAAAAGACGAGCAGGATGTGGACCAGAATGAAGACCGAGATAAACTGGAAGAT GTGCCGAGTCCGTGTAGTTTGGATCTTAACTACAATTCTGCAGAGCACATTAACATGGGCGGCCATCACAACGGGGTCtcaggaggggagaggaaggAGCGGCTGTCATACTCGCTGGAAGCAGAACACCG GCTTTTGAAAGAAATGGGATGGCAGGAGTCTCCAGAGAACGATGAGGATTGCCTGCCCCTGACCGAGGAGGAGCTGCGAGAGTTTCACATTAAATTCCAGCAG CTAAGAAGAAACGGCCTTGGACAAAATGGCTTCCTCAGGCAGCCCCGAAGATGCGCTCTACTCTTTGCTTGGCGTGGCCCTCTGACCCCCGACCCTAGCGAGTGCTCTAACACCGACACAAGCAGCACAGACACTTCAGATGATGACTCTTGA
- the TMEM69 gene encoding transmembrane protein 69 isoform X1 — protein sequence MLPLRLAGRCGPVVWQFCKMAAPEYRMRSQVAMTWRSYRTQAPITAALPPLQRPITAALPPLQRPITAALPPLQRPITAALPPLQRPITATLPPLQRPITAALPPLQRPSPLLHCGVHTSSSLHKRRSSAEDDEVSQALQNYGQELRKTPRPAVYLSLAGLLPVVAAPLTMTFGGYYYPEMAFLQLAAANCLLSFYGGIRWGISVPDNSPLRPDSLNLGLGALLPLVAWTSLLLSDNIGVSALMLIGGMLMGVLGGVGLLPPYPFWLSFLRAASFLVTFISILVTLWISVVYPEKSLKNQSAK from the exons ATGCTGCCGCTGCGTCTGGCCGGAAGGTGCGGGCCTGTGGTCTGGCAG TTTTGCAAGATGGCGGCACCAGAATACAGAATGAGGTCGCAGGTGGCGATGACCTGGAGGTCGTATAGGACGCAAGCCCCAATTACTGCCGCCCTCCCACCGCTGCAGCGCCCTATTACTGCCGCCCTCCCACCGCTGCAGCGCCCTATTACTGCCGCCCTCCCACCGCTGCAGCGCCCTATTACTGCCGCCCTCCCACCGCTGCAGCGCCCTATTACTGCCACCCTCCCACCGCTGCAGCGCCCTATTACTGCCGCCCTCCCGCCGCTGCAGcgcccctctcccctcctccactgtGGGGTCCACACCTCGAGTTCACTTCACAAGAGAAGAAGCAGCGCTGAAGACGACGAGGTCAGTCAGGCGCTGCAGAATTACGGCCAAGAGCTGAGAAAGACGCCGCGGCCGGCTGTGTACCTGAGCCTGGCCGGACTCCTCCCCGTGGTGGCCGCCCCCCTCACCATGACTTTTGGGGGTTATTATTACCCTGAGATGGCGTTTCTTCAACTTGCTGCCGCCAACTGCCTGCTGTCGTTCTATGGTGGGATTCGATGGGGTATTTCGGTTCCTGACAACAGCCCGCTGCGGCCGGACTCGCTGAACCTGGGCTTGGGCGCACTGCTTCCTCTCGTTGCATGGACTTCGTTACTTCTCTCGGACAATATAGGGGTGTCTGCGCTGATGCTGATTGGGGGGATGCTGATGGGGGTATTGGGGGGGGTTGGCCTGCTCCCACCTTACCCCTTTTGGCTCAGTTTCCTGAGAGCCGCCTCCTTCCTGGTCACCTTCATCTCCATCCTGGTCACTTTGTGGATTTCGGTTGTGTATCCAGAAAAATCATTGAAAAATCAAAGTGCAAAATAA
- the TMEM69 gene encoding transmembrane protein 69 isoform X2 has translation MFCKMAAPEYRMRSQVAMTWRSYRTQAPITAALPPLQRPITAALPPLQRPITAALPPLQRPITAALPPLQRPITATLPPLQRPITAALPPLQRPSPLLHCGVHTSSSLHKRRSSAEDDEVSQALQNYGQELRKTPRPAVYLSLAGLLPVVAAPLTMTFGGYYYPEMAFLQLAAANCLLSFYGGIRWGISVPDNSPLRPDSLNLGLGALLPLVAWTSLLLSDNIGVSALMLIGGMLMGVLGGVGLLPPYPFWLSFLRAASFLVTFISILVTLWISVVYPEKSLKNQSAK, from the exons ATG TTTTGCAAGATGGCGGCACCAGAATACAGAATGAGGTCGCAGGTGGCGATGACCTGGAGGTCGTATAGGACGCAAGCCCCAATTACTGCCGCCCTCCCACCGCTGCAGCGCCCTATTACTGCCGCCCTCCCACCGCTGCAGCGCCCTATTACTGCCGCCCTCCCACCGCTGCAGCGCCCTATTACTGCCGCCCTCCCACCGCTGCAGCGCCCTATTACTGCCACCCTCCCACCGCTGCAGCGCCCTATTACTGCCGCCCTCCCGCCGCTGCAGcgcccctctcccctcctccactgtGGGGTCCACACCTCGAGTTCACTTCACAAGAGAAGAAGCAGCGCTGAAGACGACGAGGTCAGTCAGGCGCTGCAGAATTACGGCCAAGAGCTGAGAAAGACGCCGCGGCCGGCTGTGTACCTGAGCCTGGCCGGACTCCTCCCCGTGGTGGCCGCCCCCCTCACCATGACTTTTGGGGGTTATTATTACCCTGAGATGGCGTTTCTTCAACTTGCTGCCGCCAACTGCCTGCTGTCGTTCTATGGTGGGATTCGATGGGGTATTTCGGTTCCTGACAACAGCCCGCTGCGGCCGGACTCGCTGAACCTGGGCTTGGGCGCACTGCTTCCTCTCGTTGCATGGACTTCGTTACTTCTCTCGGACAATATAGGGGTGTCTGCGCTGATGCTGATTGGGGGGATGCTGATGGGGGTATTGGGGGGGGTTGGCCTGCTCCCACCTTACCCCTTTTGGCTCAGTTTCCTGAGAGCCGCCTCCTTCCTGGTCACCTTCATCTCCATCCTGGTCACTTTGTGGATTTCGGTTGTGTATCCAGAAAAATCATTGAAAAATCAAAGTGCAAAATAA